A single genomic interval of Daucus carota subsp. sativus chromosome 1, DH1 v3.0, whole genome shotgun sequence harbors:
- the LOC108203984 gene encoding uncharacterized protein LOC108203984, with the protein MILRNYRTKRQAPSSDFTRSFLKNKCRISGKKLVSASGRVSFGLTDKRPCAVLQLLRRFGFSVKHFTRIISYDSRLLRCDAQKTLEPKLDFLLSVCNNREMDLHKIVSISPCILHRSLDEYLVPTLNLLASALGNYKNVVIALKRSTLLLKSRASSVSPNVKLLQTLGVPHSRIFRLIIGYRATAPLYRCSDEFRIAVLKAMEMGFDPKSSSLVNAVTALLMCNNDLLHGIKSKLFRSFGFSEDEIIFVFKKQPLCFILSAGRTRRIVEFLMNKLCWSPSRIAFSPNVMLYSLEKRTIPRCSVLQVLGSRNIISNRSLLSVLVMTEREFLKDFVVEHQDKVPEVMDAYQGKIVFDVYNFHPVEETK; encoded by the coding sequence ATGATTCTTCGTAATTATCGCACCAAAAGACAAGCTCCTAGTTCTGATTTTACTAGAAGTTTTCTGAAGAACAAATGTCGGATATCTGGTAAAAAATTAGTCAGTGCTTCTGGTAGAGTTAGTTTCGGATTGACTGATAAAAGACCTTGTGCTGTTCTCCAACTCTTGCGAAGATTTGGATTTTCCGTAAAACATTTTACAAGAATTATCTCTTATGACTCAAGATTGCTTAGGTGTGATGCTCAGAAGACACTAGAGCCCAAGCTTGATTTCTTGCTCTCTGTTTGCAATAATCGTGAAATGGATTTACATAAAATTGTCTCTATTTCTCCTTGTATACTCCACAGGAGTTTAGATGAGTACCTTGTTCCGACTTTAAATTTGTTAGCTAGTGCGTTGGGTAACTACAAAAATGTGGTCATTGCTTTAAAACGCAGCACATTACTACTTAAATCTAGAGCTTCAAGTGTGTCACCTAATGTGAAGTTGTTGCAAACACTTGGTGTGCCCCACTCTCGGATTTTTCGTCTGATTATTGGATATCGCGCAACAGCACCACTATATCGGTGCTCAGACGAGTTTAGAATTGCTGTGTTGAAGGCCATGGAGATGGGTTTTGATCCCAAATCTTCATCCCTCGTGAACGCTGTGACGGCTTTGTTGATGTGCAATAATGATCTTTTGCACGGAATTAAATCCAAGTTGTTTAGAAGCTTTGGGTTCTCTGAAGATGAAATTATATTCGTTTTCAAGAAACAACCCCTTTGTTTTATTCTTTCCGCAGGTAGAACTAGAAGGATAGTAGAGTTCTTAATGAATAAATTGTGTTGGAGCCCATCACGGATTGCATTTTCACCAAATGTGATGCTATACAGCTTAGAGAAAAGGACAATTCCACGGTGCTCAGTTCTGCAAGTTTTGGGGTCCAGAAACATAATTAGCAATAGGTCTCTTTTATCGGTCTTGGTGATGACAGAGAGGGAGTTCCTAAAGGATTTTGTGGTTGAACATCAGGATAAAGTCCCCGAGGTAATGGATGCATATCAAGGTAAAATTGTGTTTGATGTTTACAACTTCCACCCTGTAGAAGAAACCAAATAG
- the LOC108194373 gene encoding uncharacterized protein LOC108194373 encodes MRPLDEKETTQVFEKLFNFTGNNLKNIVEAPSHEGPESNPGRYCFRLNKNRVYYVSESLVKRATNVKRDKLVSLGTQIGKFTKGGAFHLTIQSLNLLAANAKHKVWLKPTAEMSFMYGNHVLKGGLGRITENINTNDGVVVFSMSDMPLGFGVAVKSTQDCRKMDPNGIVVIHRADIGEYLRMEDEL; translated from the coding sequence ATGAGGCCACTAGATGAGAAAGAAACTACCCAAGTGTTTGAGAAGCTGTTCAATTTCACCGGAAATAATCTGAAGAACATTGTGGAAGCCCCTTCTCACGAAGGCCCTGAATCAAACCCCGGGCGATATTGCTTCCGCCTCAACAAGAACAGGGTATATTACGTTAGTGAGTCTCTTGTCAAGCGGGCCACCAACGTCAAGCGTGACAAACTCGTTTCTCTCGGTACCCAAATTGGAAAATTCACCAAAGGAGGAGCGTTTCATCTGACAATCCAGAGCTTGAATTTGTTAGCTGCAAATGCAAAACACAAAGTTTGGTTGAAACCCACGGCAGAAATGTCATTTATGTATGGCAACCATGTTTTGAAAGGTGGGTTGGGGAGGATTACTGAAAATATCAATACCAATGATGGAGTTGTGGTCTTCTCTATGTCGGATATGCCATTAGGTTTTGGCGTTGCAGTCAAGTCCACTCAGGACTGTAGAAAAATGGATCCGAATGGGATTGTTGTAATTCACCGAGCTGATATTGGGGAATATCTGAGGATGGAGGACGAGCTTTGA
- the LOC108205014 gene encoding pentatricopeptide repeat-containing protein At4g19890 yields MVPFLITLHKYNTTFRHKLIKPLIFLNTKHEHFHTTTSSSTSLSLSSPPPSVKTVCSLVCQSYYQNQTHFKSTPPKLNLLLDSNSLSLEQAITIVASLSDEAGSMVALSFFYWAIGFEKFRYFLRFYIVLASSLIENDNLERADEVMRCLVKNFAEIGRFKEAVGMVIEMGNQGLVLNTWGLNFVLGVAVEMGLIDLAEKVFDEMCQRGVFPNAGSFKLMVVGYCRIGGVREVDRWLCGMLERGFLVDNATCTLVVRLFCDKGLVSRGLWFFNRMVDLGLTPNVINYTCLINGLCKRGSIKQGFELLEEMVRKGLKPNVYTHTVMIDGLCKKGWVDKAFRLFLKLVRSDNYKPNVLTYTAMINGYCKEEKMNRADMLLSKMLEQGLVPNVNTYTTLIDGHCKVGNFDRAYELMDTMAEDGLALNICTYNALFDGLCKKGRIQEAYELLESCLRCGLHADRYTYTIFISYSCNCEDTMLALVFFNKMLKDGISPDIHIYTTLIAAFCRQKRMEESKRLFDDSLKLGLIPTSKTYTSMICGYSRDKKADIAMNYFQRMSEHGCTPDSITYCALISGLCKESKLDAARVLYDAMTDKGISPCEVTRLTLAYEYCKIDESSTAMIILEKLDKKLWIRTVNTLIRKLCNDQKVDISAVFFHKLIDKDHNIDRVSLAAFMTACYESNRYELVSDVSERILKKSS; encoded by the coding sequence ATGGTACCATTTCTGATCACCCTTCACAAATACAACACAACTTTTAGACACAAACTCATCAAACCCCTCATTTTCCTCAACACAAAACATGAACATTTTCACACAACAACCTCTTCGTCGACATCATTGTCATTATCATCACCACCACCATCTGTTAAAACAGTGTGTTCACTAGTTTGTCAATCTTATTATCAGAATCAAACCCATTTCAAATCAACACCTCCTAAGCTCAATCTCTTGCTAGACTCCAACTCACTGTCTCTAGAACAAGCTATTACTATTGTTGCTTCTCTGTCTGATGAGGCTGGCTCTATGGTGGCATTGAGTTTCTTTTATTGGGCTATTGGGTTTGAGAAATTTAGGTACtttttgagattttatattgttttggCTTCTTCTTTGATTGAGAATGATAATTTGGAGAGAGCGGATGAGGTTATGAGGTGTTTGGTTAAGAATTTTGCTGAGATTGGGAGGTTTAAAGAGGCTGTTGGGATGGTTATTGAGATGGGGAATCAAGGTTTGGTTTTGAATACTTGGGGGTTGAATTTTGTTCTTGGGGTTGCTGTTGAGATGGGATTGATTGATCTTGCTgagaaggtgtttgatgaaatgtgtCAGAGAGGGGTTTTTCCGAATGCGGGTAGTTTTAAATTGATGGTTGTTGGGTATTGTAGGATTGGTGGGGTTAGGGAAGTGGATAGATGGTTGTGTGGGATGTTGGAGAGAGGGTTTCTTGTTGATAATGCGACGTGTACGTTGGTCGTTAGGTTGTTCTGTGACAAGGGTTTAGTGAGTAGAGGGTTGTGGTTTTTTAATAGGATGGTTGATTTGGGTTTGACTCCGAATGTGATTAATTATACTTGTTTGATTAATGGGTTGTGTAAAAGAGGGAGTATTAAGCAAGGTTTTGAATTGTTGGAAGAGATGGTGAGGAAAGGATTGAAGCCGAATGTTTATACGCATACTGTGATGATTGATGGTTTATGTAAAAAAGGATGGGTTGATAAGGCTTTCAGGCTCTTTCTAAAACTTGTTAGGAGTGATAATTATAAACCTAATGTGCTTACGTACACTGCGATGATCAATGGATattgcaaagaagagaagaTGAATCGAGCGGATATGCTGCTTAGTAAAATGCTTGAACAGGGATTAGTTCCTAATGTTAATACTTATACTACTCTCATAGATGGGCACTGTAAAGTAGGGAACTTTGATCGTGCATATGAGTTGATGGATACGATGGCCGAAGATGGACTGGCTCTTAATATATGTACTTACAACGCATTATTTGATGGTTTGTGTAAGAAAGGAAGGATTCAAGAGGCATATGAATTGCTGGAGAGCTGCTTAAGATGCGGTCTGCATGCTGATAGATATACATATACCATTTTCATATCATATAGCTGCaactgtgaagatactatgctAGCTTTGGTGTTCTTCAATAAGATGTTAAAGGATGGCATTTCTcctgatatacatatatatactacatTAATTGCTGCATTCTGTCGGCAAAAAAGAATGGAAGAAAGCAAGAGGCTTTTTGATGACTCCCTTAAACTTGGGTTGATTCCAACCAGTAAAACATATACTTCCATGATATGTGGATACTCTAGAGATAAAAAGGCAGACATAGCTATGAATTACTTCCAGAGGATGAGTGAACATGGTTGTACACCTGATAGTATCACTTATTGCGCTCTGATAAGTGGGCTTTGTAAGGAGTCAAAATTGGATGCTGCTCGTGTACTGTATGATGCTATGACAGATAAAGGAATTTCACCCTGTGAAGTCACTCGACTGACATTAGCGTATGAATATTGCAAAATTGATGAATCGTCAACAGCTATGATAATTCTTGAGAAACTCGACAAAAAGTTGTGGATCCGCACTGTTAACACCTTGATCAGAAAGCTCTGTAATGACCAGAAAGTAGACATTTCAGCAGTGTTTTTCcataaattaattgataaagacCATAACATTGATAGAGTAAGTCTTGCAGCTTTCATGACTGCATGTTATGAAAGCAACAGATATGAACTTGTTTCTGATGTATCAGAAAGGATATTAAAAAAGTCAAGTTAG
- the LOC108205015 gene encoding uncharacterized protein LOC108205015 yields MTMMYPSVCKLGSLAPKQLHFYNHLHHFSSKHYPQMARSALDEMSESGAFVRTPSTFRNLISKDPNSTFPAEAGRYHLYVSYACPWASRCLAYLKIKGLDKAISYTSVKPIWGRTKDSDDHMGWIFPASDTEEAGAGVDPFNGAKSIRELYEIASTNYAGKYTVPVLWDKKLKTIVNNESEEIIRMLNTEFNELAENAALDLYPSTLQEHINEVNSWVYDGINNGVYKCGFAKKQEPYNEAVNKLYEALDKCEDILSKQRYITGKTLTEADVRLFATLIRFDEVYAVHFKCNKKLLREYPNLFNYTKDIYQIPGMSSTVHMEHIKKHYYGSHPSINPFGIIPSGPNIDYTTPHDREKFSS; encoded by the exons atgacCATGATGTATCCCTCCGTTTGTAAACTCGGTAGTCTTGCGCCTAAGCAACTGCACTTCTATAATCACCTGCACCACTTCTCTTCTAAG CACTATCCGCAAATGGCTCGTTCTGCTTTAGATGAGATGTCAGAATCTGGCGCTTTTGTAAGAACCCCGTCAACATTTCGTAACCTGATTTCAAAAGATCCAAACTCCACCTTCCCTGCGGAAGCTGGAAGATACCACTTGTATGTATCATATGCATGCCCATGGGCCTCCAGGTGCCTTGCGTACCTGAAGATTAAAGGGCTAGACAAAGCCATCAGTTATACA TCTGTTAAGCCCATATGGGGGAGAACAAAGGACAGCGATGATCACATGGGTTGGATCTTTCCTGCATCAGATACAGAGGAAGCAGGAGCAGGGGTTGACCCTTTTAATGGAGCAAAAAGTATAAGAGAGTTATATGAGATTGCAAGTACAAACTATGCTGGAAAATACACCGTTCCT GTTCTCTGGGACAAAAAACTGAAGACCATAGTGAACAATGAGAGTGAGGAGATAATTCGTATGCTTAACACAGAATTTAATGAACTCGCAGAGAATGCAGCCTTAGACCTCTATCCTTCTACATTGCAAGAGCATATAAATGAAGTGAACAGTTGGGTATATGATGGGATAAATAACGGTGTTTACAAATGTGGATTTGCCAAGAAACAAGAGCCATATAATGAG GCTGTGAATAAGTTGTATGAAGCCTTGGACAAATGTGAGGATATACTTAGCAAGCAGCGATACATAACTGGGAAGACACTGACAGAAGCAGACGTTCGCTTGTTTGCAACTCTTATAAGATTTGATGAG GTTTATGCTGTTCACTTCAAGTGCAACAAGAAACTTCTGCGCGAGTACCCAAATCTGTTCAATTATACTAAAGACATATACCAAATCCCTGGAATGAGTAGCACTGTCCATATGGAACATATCAAGAAGCATTACTATGGAAGCCACCCTTCAATTAATCCATTTGGAATTATTCCCAGTGGTCCAAATATCGACTATACAACTCCTCACGACCGAGAGAAATTTTCTTCTTAA
- the LOC108195121 gene encoding uncharacterized protein LOC108195121, whose amino-acid sequence MTEEVESGAVPAECVRQYKSLLQCHRRIPAGPGRDAACRHLNQSLANCLVATICPDESEAVKSLCGSGGTALKRSQCQQAQLSLAVCLSSHQN is encoded by the coding sequence ATGACGGAAGAAGTTGAATCAGGTGCTGTTCCAGCAGAATGTGTTCGCCAGTACAAGTCACTGCTGCAGTGCCACCGTCGTATCCCAGCAGGGCCAGGGAGGGATGCCGCGTGCCGGCACCTGAACCAATCACTCGCAAATTGTTTGGTGGCTACAATCTGCCCTGACGAATCAGAGGCAGTAAAGAGTCTCTGTGGAAGTGGTGGAACTGCTCTGAAGCGATCCCAGTGTCAACAGGCTCAGCTTTCTCTTGCCGTTTGCCTTTCTTCTCACCAAAATTGA
- the LOC108203470 gene encoding protein NARROW LEAF 1 has protein sequence MERARLDLRVHPSGSTPSEESALDLERNYCNHQYIPSRSSSPLQAFATGGQLSETSAAYFSWPTSSRLNDAAEDRANYFGNLQKGVLPETLGRLPTGQQATTLLEVMTIRAFHSKILRHFSLGTAIGFRIRQGFLTDIPAILVFVARKVHKKWLNHIQCLPTALEGPGGVWCDVDVVEFSYFGAPAATPKEQLYTELVDGLRGSDPYIGSGSQVASQETYGTLGAIVKSRTGNRQVGFLTNRHVAVDLDYPNQKMFHPLPPSLGPGVYLGAVERATSFITDDLWYGIFAGTNPETFVRADGAFIPFTEEFSISNVSTSVRGVGEIGDVNTIDLQSSINSVIGRQVVKVGRSSGLTTGTIMAYALEYNDEKGICFFTDFLVVGENQQTFDLEGDSGSLILLTSQNGEKPRPVGIIWGGTANRGRLKLKVGEPPENWTSGVDLGRLLDLLELDLITTNEGLQEALWQQRNVSAAGIGSTVGESSPPESKQVKQKMEESYEPLGLKIHIPMEGESHREITPPLLREEFHIESGGEAVPNVEHQFIPSFTGKFLLHQDNKQKNPELENLAELSNRCEEISVSLNLGEPEPKRRKHCDSLLVNTDLN, from the exons ATGGAAAGAGCGAGATTGGATTTAAGAGTTCACCCTTCTGGATCTACACCATCAGAGGAATCAGCTTTGGATTTAGAAAGAAACTACTGTAATCATCAATATATTCCTTCCAGAAGCTCTTCACCATTGCAAGCTTTTGCAACAGGTGGTCAGCTTTCTGAGACTAGTGCTGCCTACTTTTCGTGGCCAACTTCCAGCCGATTAAATGATGCAGCTGAGGATAGGGCAAATTACTTTGGAAACTTACAAAAGGGGGTCTTGCCTGAGACTCTTGGGAGATTGCCAACAGGACAGCAAGCTACCACCTTGCTCGAAGTAATGACAATCAGGGCCTTCCATAGCAAAATCTTGCGTCATTTTAGTCTTGGCACAGCAATTGGTTTTCGCATTCGGCAGGGTTTCTTGACAGATATACCAGCCATTCTTGTCTTTGTGGCCAGGAAAGTTCATAAGAAGTGGCTTAACCACATCCAGTGTTTACCAACTGCTCTTGAG GGACCTGGAGGTGTGTGGTGTGATGTAGATGTTGTTGAGTTCTCTTACTTCGGTGCACCTGCTGCAACTCCCAAAGAGCAGTTGTATACAGAGCTCGTAGATGGCTTGCGCGGAAGTGATCCATACATTGGCTCTGGTTCCCAG GTTGCTAGCCAAGAGACATATGGAACCTTGGGCGCTATTGTGAAAAGCCGAACAGGAAATCGCCAGGTTGGTTTCCTCACTAATCGACATGTTGCAGTAGACTTGGATTACCCAAACCAAAAGATGTTTCATCCTTTGCCCCCAAGCCTTGGACCTGGGGTGTATCTTGGTGCAGTGGAGAGGGCAACATCTTTCATAACAGATGATCTATGGTATGGAATATTTGCTGGAACAAACCCAG AAACTTTTGTTCGAGCAGATGGAGCATTCATTCCATTTACAGAAGAATTTAGCATCTCCAATGTATCTACATCGGTGAGGGGTGTAGGCGAGATTGGAGATGTCAATACCATAGACTTGCAGTCCTCAATCAACAGTGTTATTGGCAGACAAGTGGTCAAAGTCGGAAGAAGCTCTGGCTTGACTACTGGAACAATAATGGCATATGCTTTAGAGTACAATGACGAGAAAGGAATTTGTTTCTTTACTGATTTTCTTGTCGTAGGTGAGAACCAACAAACTTTTGACCTTGAAGGTGACAGTGGAAGCCTGATTCTTTTAACAAGTCAAAATGGGGAGAAACCGCGCCCAGTTGGTATCATATGGGGTGGAACAGCTAATCGTGGGCGGTTAAAACTGAAAGTTGGCGAACCTCCAGAAAACTGGACCAGCGGAGTTGATCTAGGGCGCCTTCTTGATCTCCTGGAACTTGATCTCATCACAACTAACGAGGGTCTCCAAG AGGCATTGTGGCAACAACGAAATGTCTCAGCAGCAGGAATTGGTTCAACTGTTGGAGAATCATCTCCACCCGAGTCAAAGCAAGTAAAACAAAAGATGGAAGAGAGTTATGAGCCTCTCGGCCTGAAGATACATATTCCCATGGAAGGTGAGTCCCATCGGGAGATCACCCCACCTCTACTACGCGAAGAGTTTCATATTGAAAGTGGGGGTGAAGCAGTTCCTAATGTTGAACACCAGTTCATTCCAAGTTTTACTGGGAAGTTTCTGCTGCATCAagacaataaacagaaaaatccAGAATTAGAAAACCTTGCTGAATTGAGCAATAGGTGCGAAGAGATTTCTGTTTCTCTGAATTTAGGTGAGCCAGAACCAAAGAGAAGAAAGCATTGTGATTCTTTGTTGGTCAATACAGATCTAaattaa